From a single Oceanobacillus kimchii X50 genomic region:
- the asnB gene encoding asparagine synthase (glutamine-hydrolyzing), producing MCGITGFVNWGKIADNQRSVLEKMTDTLSLRGPDDTQLWTKGHTGFGHKRLSVVDLEGGKQPMSKTVDGITYTICYNGELYNTEDLRKELLKRGYIFSTTSDTEVLLTSYIEWKEACVDHFNGIFAFGIWDEEKEQLFMSRDRLGVKPLFYSEKGKGFIFGSELKAILAHPDISTKVDRTGLSEIFGLGPSRTPGHGLFKDIDELRAAHSLTFSKQGLKVWRYWNMVSDHHTDTEEETAEKVRELFVDAVQRQLVADVPVSAFLSGGLDSSAITAIAANYYREKGYGPLTTFSIDYLGNEQHFQQSKFQPSSDRAWIEKMVEGFSTDHHDEIIAGQELAVLLKEAVEVRDQPGQADIDSSLLWFCRQIKQHTTVALSGECADEIFGGYPWFHDPTAVGDNFPWIRSLDSRIDLLHGDWKKKLDLESYVQEQYQSTIAETPRLDGENKVDARRRELFYLNMQWFMSQLLDRKDRMSMGASLEVRVPYADHRLVEYVWNVPWDIKMINGHEKGILRKAMEGILPNEVLYRKKSPYPRTFQPEYTEQVSQWMNRILVDPNARLFEYMKKDKVEAIVKSEGKEFKDPWYGQLMRGPQLIAHLCQIDHWLRQYEVEVVD from the coding sequence TTGTGTGGAATTACAGGTTTTGTGAATTGGGGTAAAATAGCAGACAATCAGCGGTCTGTATTAGAAAAAATGACGGATACGTTATCACTACGCGGTCCAGATGATACACAACTTTGGACGAAGGGGCATACAGGTTTCGGCCATAAGCGTTTGTCGGTTGTAGACTTAGAGGGCGGAAAGCAACCAATGAGTAAGACAGTGGATGGGATAACATATACAATTTGTTATAACGGAGAACTATATAATACGGAAGATCTTCGTAAAGAGCTTCTGAAAAGAGGATATATATTTTCTACAACATCAGACACTGAAGTATTATTAACAAGTTATATAGAATGGAAAGAAGCATGTGTGGACCATTTTAATGGAATTTTTGCATTTGGAATTTGGGATGAGGAGAAAGAACAACTCTTTATGTCGCGTGATCGATTAGGGGTGAAACCTTTATTTTATTCCGAAAAGGGAAAAGGATTTATTTTTGGTTCGGAGTTAAAAGCAATTTTAGCTCATCCGGATATTTCTACAAAAGTAGACCGTACGGGACTGTCAGAAATATTTGGTCTGGGACCATCTCGTACACCTGGTCATGGACTATTTAAAGACATCGATGAACTAAGAGCAGCACATTCTTTAACTTTCTCAAAGCAGGGTCTAAAAGTATGGAGATATTGGAATATGGTAAGTGACCATCATACAGATACAGAAGAAGAAACTGCAGAAAAAGTGAGGGAGCTATTTGTAGATGCAGTACAACGGCAGCTTGTAGCGGATGTTCCAGTTTCTGCTTTTTTATCGGGAGGACTGGATTCAAGTGCGATAACTGCAATTGCAGCAAATTACTATAGAGAAAAAGGCTATGGACCATTAACGACATTTTCCATTGATTATCTTGGAAATGAACAGCACTTTCAACAAAGTAAATTTCAGCCTTCCAGTGATCGTGCTTGGATTGAAAAAATGGTAGAAGGTTTTTCCACAGATCATCATGATGAGATAATTGCGGGCCAAGAACTTGCAGTTTTACTTAAAGAGGCAGTGGAAGTTCGTGATCAGCCAGGGCAAGCAGATATTGATTCTTCGCTACTTTGGTTTTGTCGCCAAATTAAACAGCATACTACAGTAGCTTTATCTGGAGAATGTGCAGATGAGATATTTGGTGGGTATCCATGGTTCCATGATCCAACTGCAGTTGGTGATAATTTCCCTTGGATACGTTCCTTGGATTCTAGAATTGATTTATTGCATGGAGATTGGAAGAAAAAACTAGATTTAGAGAGTTATGTACAAGAACAATATCAATCTACAATAGCTGAAACACCTCGATTGGATGGAGAAAATAAAGTAGATGCAAGGCGTAGAGAGTTATTTTATTTAAATATGCAATGGTTTATGTCTCAGTTGTTAGATCGTAAGGACAGAATGAGTATGGGAGCGAGTTTGGAAGTACGTGTGCCATATGCAGACCATCGTCTAGTAGAATACGTTTGGAACGTTCCGTGGGATATCAAAATGATAAATGGTCATGAAAAAGGAATTTTACGTAAAGCGATGGAAGGTATTCTTCCAAACGAGGTGCTTTATCGAAAGAAGAGCCCTTATCCGCGAACTTTCCAACCAGAATATACAGAACAAGTAAGTCAATGGATGAATCGAATACTCGTTGATCCGAATGCGAGATTATTTGAATATATGAAAAAAGATAAAGTAGAAGCGATTGTAAAAAGTGAAGGGAAGGAATTTAAAGATCCTTGGTACGGACAATTAATGCGTGGCCCACAACTGATCGCGCATCTTTGTCAAATTGATCATTGGTTACGCCAGTATGAAGTAGAAGTAGTTGATTGA
- the rpiA gene encoding ribose 5-phosphate isomerase A, producing the protein MNEQDKLKKAVGEKAATMVKDGMKVGLGSGTTVYWMIRSLGERIQKDGLKIEGIPSSNQTAIWAEEAGIPLTDFSHVKELDITIDGADEVDANNHLIKGGGAALFREKVIAQAAKEFVIIVDQSKIVDTLGEFSLPVEVLPFSWHRTANEISKLGCVPTLRVNEEEPLVTDNGNYILDCPFKVIPFPDKLNKEIKSIVGVIETGLFIDMVTTVIVGEKDNINIK; encoded by the coding sequence GTGAATGAGCAAGATAAATTAAAAAAAGCAGTTGGAGAAAAAGCAGCCACTATGGTGAAGGACGGAATGAAAGTAGGATTAGGATCAGGAACCACGGTATATTGGATGATACGTTCACTAGGCGAACGTATTCAGAAAGATGGATTGAAAATCGAAGGAATTCCATCTTCAAATCAAACAGCAATATGGGCGGAAGAAGCGGGTATTCCACTAACCGATTTCTCGCATGTGAAAGAATTAGACATAACAATCGATGGAGCAGATGAAGTAGATGCTAATAATCATTTGATTAAAGGAGGAGGAGCAGCGCTTTTTCGTGAAAAGGTAATAGCACAAGCGGCAAAAGAGTTTGTGATTATTGTTGATCAGTCAAAAATAGTGGATACATTAGGAGAATTTTCTCTTCCTGTTGAAGTTCTTCCATTTTCCTGGCACCGAACTGCAAATGAAATTTCTAAATTAGGTTGTGTTCCAACGCTTCGAGTTAATGAAGAGGAACCGTTAGTTACCGATAATGGAAATTATATTTTGGATTGTCCATTTAAAGTCATCCCGTTTCCTGATAAATTAAATAAAGAGATTAAATCGATCGTTGGAGTAATTGAAACGGGGTTATTTATTGATATGGTCACAACTGTAATTGTTGGAGAAAAAGATAATATTAATATAAAGTAA
- a CDS encoding GNAT family N-acetyltransferase encodes MIRIKLANEDHVQGIISVCRAGYRDVSKGILSDELIEEKCDEYYNEERISKEVTQFSHSWGGYYVALEGDIVVGAGGGGMTTDQTGWLYVLYLNPARRNEGIGTKILEAVTEQQKRLGAKVQYVTVQKGNMKGIPFYEARDFVFQEAPIYS; translated from the coding sequence ATGATTCGTATCAAACTTGCAAATGAAGACCATGTTCAAGGAATTATCTCAGTATGTAGAGCTGGATATCGTGACGTATCAAAAGGAATCTTGTCTGACGAACTTATCGAAGAAAAATGTGATGAATATTATAATGAAGAACGTATAAGCAAAGAAGTAACACAATTTAGTCATTCATGGGGGGGTTATTATGTTGCGCTTGAGGGTGATATCGTCGTTGGTGCAGGAGGTGGTGGCATGACGACAGACCAAACAGGCTGGCTATACGTTCTCTACTTGAATCCTGCTCGTAGAAATGAAGGGATTGGTACGAAGATACTTGAAGCGGTGACAGAGCAACAAAAACGATTAGGTGCCAAGGTGCAATATGTGACTGTCCAAAAAGGAAACATGAAAGGAATTCCGTTTTATGAAGCGCGTGACTTTGTTTTTCAAGAGGCACCGATTTATAGCTAA
- the opp4A gene encoding oligopeptide ABC transporter substrate-binding protein encodes MKKVNLSKLLLAIMLMLLLVLAACNSGGSDEGSEGSDSGEGTEEGSEGEDESGAEDGIYSIEDFSAAKTDEGEAMDGGSLTYGLVTDTVFEGTLSWNLYSGAPDAEILQIFDESLLSIDENYSYTQDGAATFETSNENKTFTFTIGDNVNWHDGEPVTAEDWAYSYEIIGHPDYTGIRYDSSFQNIEGMQEYHAGESDTISGIEVIDEKTLEINYKVASPSLLAGGIWAYATPKHIFEDIPVAEMEEADAVRKNPIGMGPFKVESIVPGESVSYTANEDYWQGAPKLDELTLKVVAPTTVAQALETGEVDIVDSFPTDQYPDVAETMTNVEFLGKIDNAYTYIGFKLGKWDADAGKVQMDPDAKMADVELRRAMWHAVDNDAVGERFYNGLRWKATTLIGPAYPDYHNAEIEVPAYDPEQAKQILEDAGYKDTNDDGFRETPDGEELVINFASMSGGDTAEPIANYYIQAWEQVGLKVQLLEGRLHEFNSFYDRVEADDPDIDIYQGAWSTGSDVDPSGLYGAEAPFNYPRYESEESTALITEGNSPESIDVAHRQEVYKEWQELMVKDIPVFPTVYRAVLSPANERVVGYSIATDWNYAWHEVGVTEDTPQTVE; translated from the coding sequence ATGAAGAAAGTAAATTTAAGTAAGCTATTGCTCGCTATCATGTTAATGCTTCTTTTGGTATTAGCTGCTTGTAATAGTGGAGGTTCTGATGAAGGATCAGAAGGAAGTGACTCTGGAGAAGGTACAGAAGAAGGATCTGAAGGTGAAGATGAGAGTGGTGCTGAAGATGGCATTTATTCCATTGAAGACTTCTCTGCAGCTAAAACAGATGAAGGAGAAGCAATGGATGGTGGTTCTTTAACATATGGTTTAGTAACAGATACTGTATTTGAAGGTACATTAAGCTGGAACCTATACTCGGGTGCTCCTGACGCAGAAATCCTTCAAATATTTGACGAATCTTTATTAAGTATTGATGAGAATTATAGTTATACTCAAGATGGAGCGGCAACATTTGAAACCAGTAATGAAAATAAAACATTTACTTTCACGATTGGTGATAACGTAAATTGGCATGATGGTGAGCCGGTAACAGCAGAGGATTGGGCATACTCTTATGAAATAATCGGGCACCCTGATTATACAGGTATTCGCTATGATTCAAGCTTCCAAAATATTGAAGGTATGCAAGAATATCATGCTGGTGAGTCAGATACAATTTCAGGAATTGAAGTAATCGATGAGAAAACATTAGAAATCAATTATAAAGTAGCTTCTCCATCATTATTAGCTGGTGGTATTTGGGCATATGCTACTCCAAAGCATATCTTTGAAGACATTCCAGTGGCAGAGATGGAAGAAGCTGACGCAGTACGCAAAAACCCAATTGGAATGGGACCATTTAAAGTAGAGTCTATTGTACCTGGTGAGTCTGTATCATACACAGCTAACGAAGATTATTGGCAAGGTGCACCAAAACTTGATGAATTAACGTTAAAAGTAGTAGCACCTACAACAGTTGCTCAAGCTTTAGAGACTGGTGAAGTAGATATAGTGGATTCGTTCCCGACTGATCAATATCCAGATGTTGCTGAGACAATGACAAATGTGGAATTTTTAGGAAAAATTGATAATGCATATACTTATATTGGATTTAAATTAGGAAAATGGGATGCAGATGCAGGGAAAGTTCAAATGGATCCTGATGCAAAAATGGCAGATGTAGAATTGCGCAGAGCAATGTGGCATGCAGTTGATAACGATGCAGTTGGGGAGCGTTTCTATAATGGCTTGCGCTGGAAAGCTACTACATTAATTGGTCCGGCATACCCAGACTATCATAATGCAGAAATCGAAGTACCGGCATACGATCCAGAACAGGCAAAACAAATTCTTGAAGATGCTGGTTATAAAGATACAAATGATGATGGTTTCCGTGAGACTCCTGATGGAGAAGAGTTAGTAATTAATTTTGCTTCTATGTCAGGTGGAGATACTGCTGAACCAATTGCAAACTACTATATCCAAGCTTGGGAACAAGTTGGTTTGAAAGTTCAATTATTAGAAGGTCGTTTACATGAATTTAATTCTTTCTATGATCGTGTAGAAGCAGATGATCCAGACATTGATATTTACCAAGGTGCATGGTCTACTGGGTCTGATGTTGATCCATCAGGATTATATGGAGCAGAAGCGCCATTTAACTACCCTCGTTATGAGAGCGAAGAAAGCACAGCTTTAATTACGGAAGGAAATTCACCTGAGTCAATAGACGTTGCACATCGCCAAGAAGTGTATAAAGAGTGGCAAGAATTAATGGTAAAAGACATTCCAGTATTTCCGACTGTTTATCGTGCTGTTCTTTCTCCCGCTAATGAGCGTGTAGTTGGATATTCGATAGCAACTGATTGGAATTATGCTTGGCATGAAGTTGGAGTAACAGAAGACACTCCACAAACTGTGGAATAA
- a CDS encoding ABC transporter permease: protein MEIQNMKEIEQTKSPSTINILIKELYRDKLALVSLIFFTLVTLFVFGLSLFLDQSEIVKVDLFAIHEPPSDQFILGTDYGGRDVFGQLIIGTRNSLAIGFLVTLISGVFGITYGLVSGYFGGHVDNIMMRILDFFNVLPFLFIIIVFVAIVPDYNTITFSLIMAAFSWMGIARLIRSKALQEKELDYAQASKTLATSNLNIIFKQVLPNIASLIIVTMTLNLASNIGLESGLSFLGFGFPESTPSLGTLLSYATNPQTLEFRWWIWVPPAVLIFLLMLSVRNVGEALKRAADARQRRG, encoded by the coding sequence ATGGAAATTCAGAATATGAAGGAGATCGAACAAACAAAAAGTCCTTCAACGATAAACATATTAATAAAAGAACTATATCGCGATAAATTAGCGCTTGTGTCTTTAATATTCTTTACGTTAGTAACATTATTTGTATTTGGACTATCTTTATTTCTTGATCAAAGTGAGATTGTTAAAGTTGATTTGTTTGCTATTCATGAGCCACCAAGTGATCAATTTATATTAGGTACCGATTATGGTGGGAGAGACGTGTTTGGACAATTAATTATTGGTACAAGAAACTCATTGGCAATTGGTTTTTTAGTAACACTTATTAGTGGTGTGTTTGGTATTACGTACGGTCTTGTATCTGGTTACTTCGGTGGTCATGTAGATAACATTATGATGCGTATTTTAGATTTCTTTAATGTACTACCATTCTTATTTATTATTATCGTATTTGTTGCGATTGTTCCAGATTATAATACCATCACATTTTCATTAATCATGGCAGCATTTTCGTGGATGGGCATTGCAAGGCTGATACGGTCGAAGGCTTTACAAGAAAAAGAATTAGATTATGCTCAAGCTTCAAAGACGTTAGCAACATCGAATCTTAATATCATATTCAAGCAAGTATTGCCTAATATAGCTTCTTTGATTATTGTTACAATGACGTTAAATCTAGCATCTAACATAGGTCTGGAATCCGGTCTATCCTTTTTAGGCTTTGGATTTCCTGAAAGTACACCTAGTTTAGGTACTTTACTAAGTTATGCTACAAATCCACAAACACTTGAATTTAGATGGTGGATTTGGGTTCCGCCAGCAGTATTAATTTTTCTATTAATGCTTTCTGTAAGAAATGTGGGTGAAGCATTAAAAAGAGCTGCTGATGCTCGGCAACGACGAGGGTAG
- the opp4B gene encoding oligopeptide ABC transporter permease, protein MWKFTVRRLFITIPQIILLSVLVFLMAQMMPGDALSGLLDPNVDPATIAEQRERLGLNNPWYVQYKDWIAGIMQGDFGQSFRFKMPVTELIGQRMENTIILSVVTLIFTYLIALPLGIISGRYNDSLLDQGISGYTYVGFATPLFIFALVMLWVFGYYLGWLPTSGSVQPGLEPGSFQYYVSKFHHAFLPGLSMALIQVVSTVQYLRSEIIDTKQKDFIITARAKGATERRVYNKHIFRNSLLPIAAFFGWEITLLITGTVFVERIFSYPGMGVLFLESITQRDFSVANTIVLLFGVANILGALLSDIILSIVDPRIRIK, encoded by the coding sequence ATGTGGAAATTTACAGTTCGCCGTTTATTTATAACAATTCCTCAAATCATACTACTAAGTGTTTTAGTTTTCTTAATGGCTCAAATGATGCCTGGAGATGCTTTATCAGGCTTATTAGATCCAAATGTCGATCCAGCTACAATCGCTGAACAAAGAGAACGTTTAGGGTTAAATAATCCTTGGTATGTTCAATATAAAGATTGGATAGCTGGAATTATGCAGGGTGACTTTGGGCAATCTTTCCGATTTAAGATGCCAGTTACTGAATTAATTGGGCAACGAATGGAGAATACAATTATTCTTTCTGTCGTTACATTAATATTTACATATTTAATTGCATTACCATTGGGCATTATAAGTGGGCGTTACAATGATAGTTTATTAGATCAGGGTATATCCGGTTACACGTATGTAGGCTTTGCGACACCATTATTTATTTTTGCGCTCGTCATGTTATGGGTTTTTGGTTATTACTTAGGTTGGTTACCGACAAGCGGAAGTGTTCAACCTGGTCTAGAACCTGGATCATTCCAATACTATGTTAGTAAGTTCCATCATGCTTTCTTACCTGGTTTATCAATGGCTCTCATTCAAGTTGTATCCACTGTTCAATATTTGCGAAGTGAGATTATAGATACGAAGCAGAAAGATTTTATTATAACCGCAAGAGCAAAAGGAGCAACTGAAAGAAGAGTATATAACAAGCATATTTTCCGTAATTCATTATTACCGATCGCGGCATTCTTTGGATGGGAAATAACGTTATTAATTACTGGTACGGTCTTTGTGGAGAGAATTTTTAGTTATCCTGGAATGGGTGTACTATTCTTAGAATCAATTACACAACGTGATTTTAGTGTGGCCAATACAATTGTTTTACTCTTTGGAGTAGCTAATATCTTAGGTGCATTATTATCGGATATTATTTTAAGTATAGTCGATCCACGAATTCGTATTAAGTAA
- a CDS encoding ABC transporter ATP-binding protein: protein MAFLEVKDLKVYFPIKGGIFNRTVDHIKAVDGVSFELEEGKTYGLVGESGSGKSTTGRAIIGLEEVTGGQIFFNGKDITSQKSKDKAFRKDVQMIFQDPYSSLNPRKRVIDIIAEPIRNFEKLTKKEEIMRVQSLLEIVGISPDSIYKYPHEFSGGQRQRIGVARAIALKPKLIIADEPVSALDVSVQAQVLNFLKDIQSELNLTYLFISHDLGIVKHMCDDISIMYKGRYVEQGTRNDIFESPQHIYTKRLIAAIPDINPRNREEQFNYRNKILDEYNNAYNDYFDQAGLAFNLQSISESHKVALPQQKG, encoded by the coding sequence ATGGCATTTCTTGAGGTCAAAGATCTAAAAGTCTATTTTCCTATTAAAGGTGGGATATTTAACCGCACAGTAGATCATATAAAAGCGGTTGATGGGGTCTCTTTTGAATTAGAAGAAGGAAAAACCTATGGACTAGTCGGTGAATCAGGATCAGGCAAATCTACTACAGGTAGAGCGATTATCGGGTTAGAGGAAGTTACCGGTGGACAAATTTTCTTTAATGGAAAAGATATTACAAGTCAAAAAAGTAAAGATAAAGCATTTAGGAAAGATGTACAAATGATTTTTCAGGATCCGTACTCATCTTTAAATCCTAGAAAACGGGTTATTGATATTATTGCTGAGCCAATTAGAAATTTTGAGAAACTAACAAAAAAAGAAGAAATAATGCGAGTACAAAGTTTATTGGAAATTGTAGGAATTAGCCCGGATAGTATTTATAAGTATCCTCATGAATTTTCTGGGGGGCAAAGACAACGGATTGGAGTTGCAAGAGCAATCGCTTTAAAACCAAAGTTAATCATAGCGGATGAACCTGTATCTGCTCTTGATGTGTCTGTACAAGCACAAGTATTAAACTTTTTGAAAGATATTCAAAGTGAACTCAACCTGACCTATTTGTTTATCAGTCATGATTTAGGGATTGTAAAACATATGTGTGATGATATCTCAATTATGTACAAAGGTAGGTATGTAGAGCAAGGGACTAGAAATGATATTTTTGAAAGTCCCCAGCATATTTATACTAAACGATTGATTGCAGCAATACCTGATATTAATCCAAGAAATCGAGAAGAGCAATTCAACTATCGTAATAAAATTTTAGACGAGTATAACAACGCATATAATGATTATTTTGATCAAGCGGGATTAGCGTTCAATTTACAGTCTATCTCTGAAAGTCATAAAGTTGCTCTGCCACAACAGAAAGGTTGA
- a CDS encoding ABC transporter ATP-binding protein — protein MSKELLKIENLKTSFRIESEYYAAVDDVSLTLHKNEVLGIVGESGSGKSALAFSIMRLHNRAKIEGKVLLNNKDIVNMSKSNLDQMRGDEMAMIFQDPLTALNPLMPIGKQIEEVLLLHKKMGQNERKIKVIELLEMVGIPRPKNVYEQFPHELSGGMRQRVIIAIAIANEPQLLIADEPTTALDVTIQAQILDLIRDLKEKIHAGIILITHDLGVVAEMADRVAVMYAGQIVEIAEVHTLFENPLHPYTKSLLHSVPQEGEDKLHVIQGIVPNLKNLPRKGCRFAARIPWIDESAHEENPDLHEVEPGHFVRCTCYENFYFPEEVKEEQSNGIS, from the coding sequence TTGAGTAAAGAACTGTTAAAGATTGAAAACTTAAAAACATCTTTTCGTATTGAAAGTGAATACTATGCAGCGGTAGATGATGTTAGTCTAACCTTGCATAAAAATGAGGTATTAGGAATTGTTGGTGAATCTGGTTCTGGTAAAAGCGCACTGGCATTTTCTATTATGCGATTACATAATCGAGCAAAAATTGAAGGGAAAGTTCTTTTAAATAATAAAGATATCGTTAACATGTCTAAGTCTAATTTGGATCAAATGCGTGGAGACGAAATGGCGATGATTTTCCAAGATCCACTTACTGCATTAAATCCACTGATGCCTATAGGAAAACAAATTGAAGAAGTACTTTTGCTACATAAAAAAATGGGACAAAATGAACGGAAAATTAAAGTGATAGAACTTCTTGAGATGGTTGGCATACCAAGGCCTAAAAATGTTTATGAGCAATTTCCTCATGAGTTATCTGGTGGGATGCGACAAAGAGTTATTATTGCAATTGCAATTGCAAATGAACCACAATTACTGATTGCGGATGAACCTACAACAGCGTTAGATGTAACCATTCAAGCTCAAATACTAGACTTGATTCGGGATTTAAAAGAAAAAATCCATGCGGGAATTATATTGATTACGCATGACTTAGGTGTAGTAGCTGAAATGGCTGACCGTGTGGCAGTTATGTATGCAGGTCAAATTGTTGAAATAGCGGAAGTGCACACGTTGTTTGAAAATCCATTACATCCTTACACAAAGTCTTTATTACACTCTGTACCCCAAGAAGGGGAAGATAAACTTCATGTTATACAAGGTATCGTGCCGAATTTAAAAAATTTACCAAGAAAAGGTTGTCGTTTTGCTGCTCGAATTCCATGGATTGATGAATCTGCACATGAGGAGAATCCGGATCTACATGAAGTAGAGCCAGGTCACTTTGTTAGATGTACTTGCTACGAGAATTTTTACTTCCCAGAGGAAGTCAAGGAGGAACAATCCAATGGCATTTCTTGA
- the ilvA gene encoding threonine ammonia-lyase, which produces MSCVGDRLTGEKVYQAMKKLTPIVHRTPLVTSHTTDDIVGKHVYCKMENQQKTGAFKFRGASYKLMQLSKEELQHGVITASAGNHAQGVAHAAAKLGIKATIFMSEGTPLAKINATRNYGATVNLVGESFQEAYEASLQHQKVTGATYIHPFDDYDIMAGQGTIAMELLRQEDRIDTIIAPIGGGGLISGIAVAAKHVNRNIKIIGVQAEGAAAIHRSYHSSKVHSLSNVSTIAEGIAVKHPGELTLPLIRSYVDDIVTVNDEQIASAIIYMLERNKTLMEGAGAAALAALFAHNDIISSRHCGVIVSGGNLDISNMQKIQHLSSHINNNREKAYVAL; this is translated from the coding sequence GTGAGTTGTGTTGGGGATCGCTTAACTGGTGAAAAAGTATACCAAGCTATGAAAAAATTAACACCGATTGTTCATCGTACACCATTAGTAACATCACATACAACGGATGATATTGTTGGAAAACATGTTTACTGTAAAATGGAAAACCAACAAAAAACTGGGGCATTTAAATTTCGAGGAGCAAGTTATAAATTAATGCAACTTTCAAAAGAAGAACTACAACACGGCGTAATTACAGCTTCAGCTGGAAATCATGCGCAAGGTGTAGCTCATGCCGCAGCAAAATTAGGTATTAAGGCAACGATCTTTATGTCTGAAGGAACGCCTTTAGCGAAAATTAATGCGACAAGAAATTATGGAGCAACAGTAAACCTTGTTGGTGAAAGCTTTCAGGAAGCTTATGAAGCTTCACTTCAACATCAAAAAGTAACTGGTGCTACTTATATCCACCCTTTTGATGATTATGATATTATGGCTGGTCAAGGAACAATTGCAATGGAATTACTTCGCCAAGAGGACCGTATTGATACAATTATTGCGCCAATTGGTGGTGGAGGATTAATAAGTGGCATTGCAGTTGCTGCTAAACATGTGAATAGGAATATCAAAATAATCGGCGTACAGGCTGAAGGTGCTGCTGCAATACATCGAAGTTATCATTCGAGCAAAGTACATTCTTTATCAAATGTTTCGACAATAGCAGAAGGAATAGCAGTAAAACATCCAGGTGAATTGACATTGCCACTTATTCGATCCTATGTTGATGATATTGTTACAGTAAATGATGAACAAATCGCTTCAGCGATCATTTACATGTTGGAAAGAAATAAGACGTTAATGGAAGGTGCTGGTGCTGCAGCTTTAGCTGCATTATTTGCACATAATGACATCATCTCATCCAGACATTGTGGTGTTATAGTTAGTGGAGGAAACTTGGACATCAGTAATATGCAAAAAATACAACATCTATCCAGTCATATCAATAATAATCGTGAAAAAGCTTATGTTGCTCTGTAA
- the leuD gene encoding 3-isopropylmalate dehydratase small subunit — MDPLEFHRGKVCPLNRANVDTDQIIPKQFLKRIERTGFGQFLFFHWRFNDDGTERSDFVLNDPNYQDATILVAGDNFGCGSSREHAPWALADYGFKVIIAPDFADIFYNNALKNGILVIKMDEQQVKSWMHKAEDGLTLDVDLKQQTIQASDGTTTSFEITPYQREKLINGWDDIALTLLKEEKIAAYESAK; from the coding sequence ATGGATCCATTGGAATTTCATCGTGGAAAGGTTTGTCCATTAAATAGAGCTAATGTAGACACGGATCAAATCATTCCAAAACAATTTCTAAAACGAATTGAACGAACTGGTTTTGGGCAGTTTCTATTTTTTCATTGGAGGTTCAATGATGATGGAACAGAGCGAAGTGATTTTGTCTTAAATGATCCTAACTATCAAGATGCTACTATTTTAGTTGCTGGCGATAATTTTGGGTGTGGGTCGAGTCGTGAACATGCCCCGTGGGCACTTGCCGATTATGGGTTTAAAGTCATTATTGCTCCAGACTTTGCGGATATTTTTTATAATAATGCGTTAAAAAATGGCATATTAGTTATTAAGATGGATGAGCAGCAAGTGAAGTCATGGATGCATAAGGCAGAAGATGGGTTAACATTAGATGTTGATTTAAAACAACAAACTATCCAAGCCTCTGATGGAACGACAACTTCATTTGAAATTACACCATACCAACGTGAGAAATTAATCAATGGTTGGGATGATATTGCCTTAACTTTATTAAAAGAAGAAAAGATTGCAGCTTATGAATCTGCAAAATAA